One genomic window of Sphingomonas ginsengisoli An et al. 2013 includes the following:
- the katG gene encoding catalase/peroxidase HPI, with amino-acid sequence MDAKTGDLSGGCPIHQPGKGRSLLGRQNQDWWPEALPVDILHQGGRSPDPLGSDFDYAAAFNTLDYKALKADLTALMTDSQPWWPADYGHYGPFFIRMAWHAAGTYRTADGRGGANSGQQRFAPLNSWPDNGNLDKARRLLWPIKQKYGKAISWADLFILTGNVAIESMGGPVFGFGGGRRDVFEPERDIYWGAEEQWVAAEETRIQPDREMELENPLAAIQMGLIYVNPEGPGGNPDPLQSARDIKITFERMAMNHEETVALTAGGHTFGKAHGAGDPSHVGAAPEGADIAMMGLGWTSSHETGMGEHTITSGIEGAWVNTPTEWSENYFRLLLDYEYELVRSPAGAQQWQPINQREEDMAPAAHDPSKRVPTMMTTADMALKADPEFRVISEKFRNDHEAFKDAFARAWFKLCHRDMGPKVRYLGPDVPAEDLIWQDPVPQGSKPSDADVSAFKDKILSSGLSVSELVKAAWASASSYRVTDHRGGANGARIRLEPQRNWTVNEPEELGRVLAKIEELKGGLSMADAIVLAGTAAVEKAARDGGFNVTVPFTGGRGDARQEQTDAASFEVMEPAADGFRNYLKTKHSVKTEELLLDKAALLGLSAPEMTVLVGGLRVLGATYGNRKEGVLTDRVGQLTTDYFVNLFDNDTFWEAVDTSGDEEFVGYVRGGREEKWRATRTDLIFGANSQLRATAEVYAEQGNEELFVKHFIAAWTKVMNADRFDVLGKAQVSADQAGDGSYRGA; translated from the coding sequence ATGGACGCGAAGACCGGCGATCTTTCGGGCGGCTGCCCCATCCACCAGCCGGGCAAGGGGCGTTCGCTCCTCGGCCGCCAGAATCAGGATTGGTGGCCCGAGGCGCTGCCGGTCGACATCCTTCACCAGGGCGGCCGCTCGCCCGATCCGCTGGGCTCGGACTTCGATTATGCGGCGGCGTTCAACACCCTCGACTACAAGGCGCTGAAGGCCGACCTCACCGCGCTGATGACCGACAGCCAGCCGTGGTGGCCGGCCGACTACGGCCATTACGGGCCATTTTTCATCCGCATGGCGTGGCACGCCGCGGGCACCTACCGCACCGCCGACGGGCGCGGCGGCGCCAATAGCGGGCAGCAGCGCTTTGCGCCGCTCAACAGCTGGCCGGACAACGGCAACCTCGACAAGGCCCGCCGCCTGCTGTGGCCGATCAAGCAGAAGTACGGCAAGGCGATCAGCTGGGCCGACCTCTTCATTCTTACCGGCAACGTCGCGATCGAGAGCATGGGCGGGCCGGTGTTCGGCTTCGGCGGCGGCCGCCGCGACGTGTTCGAACCCGAGCGCGACATCTATTGGGGCGCCGAGGAGCAGTGGGTCGCGGCGGAAGAGACCCGCATCCAGCCCGACCGCGAGATGGAGCTCGAGAACCCGCTTGCCGCGATCCAGATGGGCCTCATCTACGTCAATCCCGAAGGCCCGGGCGGTAACCCCGACCCGCTCCAGTCGGCGCGCGACATCAAGATCACCTTCGAGCGCATGGCGATGAACCATGAGGAAACCGTTGCGCTAACCGCCGGCGGACACACCTTCGGCAAGGCGCACGGCGCGGGCGACCCCAGCCATGTTGGTGCGGCGCCCGAGGGCGCCGATATCGCGATGATGGGCCTCGGCTGGACCAGCAGCCACGAAACCGGGATGGGCGAGCACACCATCACCAGCGGGATCGAGGGCGCGTGGGTCAACACGCCGACCGAGTGGAGCGAGAACTACTTCCGCCTGCTGCTCGACTATGAATATGAGCTCGTCCGCTCACCCGCCGGCGCGCAGCAGTGGCAGCCGATCAACCAGCGCGAAGAGGATATGGCGCCCGCCGCGCACGATCCGTCGAAGCGCGTGCCGACGATGATGACCACCGCCGACATGGCGCTCAAGGCCGATCCGGAATTCCGCGTCATCAGCGAGAAGTTCCGCAACGACCACGAAGCGTTCAAGGACGCCTTTGCCCGCGCCTGGTTCAAGCTGTGCCACCGCGACATGGGTCCCAAGGTCCGTTACCTCGGTCCGGACGTCCCCGCCGAGGATCTGATCTGGCAGGATCCGGTGCCGCAGGGGTCGAAGCCGTCGGACGCCGACGTCAGCGCCTTCAAGGACAAGATCCTGTCGTCGGGCCTGTCGGTGAGTGAGCTGGTCAAGGCGGCCTGGGCCTCGGCCTCTTCCTACCGGGTCACCGACCACCGCGGCGGCGCCAACGGCGCGCGCATCCGGCTCGAGCCGCAGCGGAACTGGACGGTCAACGAGCCCGAGGAGCTCGGTCGCGTGCTCGCCAAGATCGAGGAGCTCAAGGGCGGGCTGTCGATGGCCGATGCCATCGTTCTCGCCGGCACCGCAGCGGTCGAGAAGGCGGCGCGCGACGGCGGCTTCAACGTCACCGTGCCGTTCACCGGCGGCCGTGGCGATGCGAGACAGGAGCAGACCGACGCCGCCAGCTTCGAGGTGATGGAGCCCGCCGCCGACGGCTTCCGCAACTATCTCAAGACCAAGCACAGCGTGAAGACCGAGGAACTGCTGCTCGACAAGGCGGCGCTGCTCGGCCTTTCGGCGCCCGAGATGACGGTGCTGGTCGGGGGCTTGCGCGTCCTCGGCGCGACCTACGGCAACCGCAAGGAGGGCGTCCTCACCGACCGGGTCGGCCAGCTCACCACCGACTATTTCGTCAACCTGTTCGACAACGACACCTTCTGGGAAGCAGTCGATACGAGCGGCGACGAGGAGTTCGTCGGCTACGTCCGCGGCGGCCGCGAGGAGAAGTGGCGCGCGACCCGCACCGACCTCATCTTCGGCGCCAACAGCCAGTTGCGCGCCACCGCCGAAGTCTACGCCGAGCAGGGCAATGAAGAGCTGTTCGTGAAGCACTTCATCGCCGCCTGGACCAAGGTCATGAACGCCGACCGCTTCGACGTTCTCGGCAAGGCGCAGGTCTCGGCCGACCAGGCCGGCGACGGCTCCTACCGCGGGGCGTAA
- a CDS encoding peroxiredoxin produces the protein MLTVGDRLPALVVTVQRGIKAPPKGKTIDLGQTGGRWRVLFYWPRDFTFVCPTEIVGYGALKEAFAAHGAALIGASTDTAEEHYAWRRSDEQLALADFPWIADSDRALARALGILSGTAQVALRATFIVDPAGIIQHVAVNGFNVGRNPQETLRVLAAIQTGEPCAAGWQEGEPTLPRPA, from the coding sequence ATGCTGACAGTTGGTGATCGCCTGCCGGCACTGGTCGTCACGGTGCAGCGGGGGATCAAGGCGCCACCCAAGGGAAAGACGATCGACCTCGGCCAGACCGGCGGGCGCTGGCGGGTGCTGTTTTACTGGCCGCGCGATTTCACCTTCGTCTGCCCGACCGAGATCGTCGGCTATGGCGCGCTCAAGGAGGCTTTCGCGGCCCACGGCGCCGCGCTGATCGGCGCCTCGACCGACACTGCCGAAGAGCATTACGCCTGGCGCCGCTCCGACGAGCAATTGGCACTGGCCGATTTCCCATGGATCGCCGATTCCGATCGCGCGCTGGCGCGGGCGCTCGGCATCCTCAGCGGGACTGCGCAGGTCGCTTTACGCGCGACCTTCATCGTCGATCCGGCCGGGATCATCCAGCACGTCGCGGTCAACGGCTTCAACGTCGGCCGTAACCCGCAGGAGACGCTGCGGGTGCTGGCGGCAATCCAGACCGGCGAGCCGTGCGCCGCGGGCTGGCAGGAAGGCGAGCCGACGCTGCCGCGTCCCGCCTAA
- a CDS encoding hydrogen peroxide-inducible genes activator, with protein MSNYLPTLRQLQYLVALNDHGHFGRAADACFITQSTLSAALRELETLLGTTLVERTRRVTRFTPLGLRIVAKARRVLREAEELADLAQAERTPLTGDLRLGVIPTIAPFLLPTLLPQLRAEFPGLKLYLREETSQAACDGLHRGQLDCVLLATPYGCGDVEEAALFADELLVAVPAGEQTAERVAPDDIAAGRLLLLEDGHCLKDHVLSACNRPDLRSSALMLGTSLHTLVQMVDNDLGVTLVPRMAVDAGLLEGTGVRVRPLAAEHASRTIALVWRRGSARAAEFTLLADALRRYAAERPADRAAA; from the coding sequence ATGAGCAACTATCTTCCGACCCTGCGCCAGCTGCAATATCTGGTGGCGCTCAACGACCACGGCCATTTCGGTCGTGCCGCCGACGCCTGCTTCATCACCCAGTCGACCCTCTCCGCCGCGCTGCGCGAGCTCGAGACCCTGCTCGGCACCACGCTGGTCGAGCGCACGCGGCGGGTGACCCGCTTCACCCCTCTCGGCCTGCGGATCGTCGCCAAGGCGCGGCGGGTGCTGCGCGAGGCGGAGGAACTTGCCGACTTGGCGCAGGCCGAGCGGACGCCGCTGACCGGCGACCTGCGGCTCGGCGTGATTCCGACCATCGCCCCGTTCCTGCTGCCGACCCTGTTGCCCCAGCTCCGCGCCGAATTCCCCGGCCTCAAGCTCTATCTGCGCGAGGAGACCAGCCAGGCGGCCTGCGACGGTCTTCACCGCGGCCAGCTCGACTGCGTGCTGCTGGCGACGCCCTACGGCTGCGGCGACGTCGAGGAGGCCGCGCTGTTCGCCGACGAACTGCTGGTCGCGGTCCCGGCGGGCGAGCAAACCGCCGAGCGCGTCGCCCCCGACGACATCGCCGCGGGACGACTGTTGCTGCTCGAGGACGGACATTGCCTGAAAGACCATGTGCTGTCGGCCTGCAACCGGCCCGACCTGCGCTCCTCGGCGCTGATGCTGGGCACGTCGCTGCACACGCTGGTGCAGATGGTCGACAATGATCTGGGCGTGACGCTGGTGCCGCGAATGGCGGTCGACGCCGGACTGCTCGAAGGCACCGGGGTACGGGTCCGCCCGCTCGCCGCCGAGCATGCCAGCCGGACCATCGCATTGGTCTGGCGGCGCGGCTCGGCCCGGGCGGCGGAGTTCACCCTCCTCGCCGACGCGCTGCGTCGCTATGCGGCCGAACGTCCGGCCGACCGCGCGGCAGCATAG
- a CDS encoding ImmA/IrrE family metallo-endopeptidase yields MTLSRIELDGYDTPEALAERIHELAPHLSLDFSMEDLARQLDISEIKLTDTAAYEAAIIMDELKSTGAILLARSNNARRRRFSIGHELGHFLLPDHHACGDHGFTCSTTDMAFRNVAASNQRKRIEAEANRFAAQLLMPSARIRANLRSTDPDLQEVLRLAEAFNVSKAAMARSYIDAHAATLALVVIGDGLIDQVYRPAGFPWIEPSIGEPAPWGSITSTGNLQEGTLSLMQICEPETWLAKAAARPIRTLREQVLVQRDGFMTVLLFAE; encoded by the coding sequence TTGACGCTCAGCCGGATCGAACTTGACGGCTACGATACACCAGAAGCGCTTGCGGAGCGCATCCACGAACTCGCGCCCCACCTCTCGCTGGATTTCTCGATGGAGGACTTGGCGAGGCAGCTGGACATTTCCGAGATCAAATTGACCGACACGGCGGCGTATGAGGCCGCCATCATCATGGACGAGCTTAAGTCGACCGGCGCGATCCTTTTGGCCCGATCAAACAATGCGCGGCGGCGCCGCTTCTCCATCGGCCACGAGCTTGGGCACTTCTTGCTGCCTGATCACCATGCCTGCGGCGATCATGGTTTCACGTGCTCCACAACGGATATGGCGTTCCGGAATGTCGCGGCTAGCAACCAGCGCAAGCGGATCGAAGCTGAAGCTAATCGCTTCGCCGCGCAGCTTCTGATGCCCTCGGCTCGCATCCGTGCCAATCTTCGATCGACTGATCCCGACCTACAAGAGGTCCTCCGCTTGGCTGAGGCATTCAACGTCAGCAAAGCTGCCATGGCCCGCAGCTATATCGATGCCCACGCTGCCACTCTCGCGCTCGTCGTGATTGGTGATGGACTGATCGACCAAGTCTACCGCCCCGCTGGCTTCCCCTGGATCGAACCGAGCATCGGCGAGCCTGCACCGTGGGGTTCCATCACCAGCACTGGCAATCTTCAGGAGGGTACGCTCTCGCTGATGCAGATTTGCGAGCCGGAGACGTGGCTTGCGAAGGCGGCGGCACGCCCTATTCGCACGTTGCGCGAACAGGTCCTCGTCCAGCGCGACGGCTTCATGACGGTCCTACTTTTCGCTGAGTGA
- a CDS encoding helix-turn-helix domain-containing protein, whose translation MSFASKLQHLRRQQGLSLQDVATAIGVTKAHVFNLEKGNTTNPSMELVMKLAKLFRVRITDLMGDNPDAEDQSAEMVAMFRDLKSLSETDRETIRLMMETLKRQREKAS comes from the coding sequence ATGAGCTTCGCCAGCAAGCTTCAGCATCTCCGCCGCCAGCAGGGTCTGTCCCTGCAGGATGTCGCAACAGCGATCGGCGTGACCAAAGCCCACGTGTTCAACTTGGAAAAAGGCAACACCACCAATCCATCGATGGAGCTGGTGATGAAGTTGGCAAAGCTGTTCCGCGTTCGCATTACGGACCTGATGGGCGACAATCCGGATGCGGAGGATCAGTCGGCTGAGATGGTCGCCATGTTCCGGGATCTCAAAAGCTTGAGCGAAACCGATCGCGAGACCATTCGTCTGATGATGGAGACCCTGAAAAGGCAGCGGGAAAAAGCTAGTTGA
- the pgsA gene encoding CDP-diacylglycerol--glycerol-3-phosphate 3-phosphatidyltransferase — MLSLPNLLTLSRILAVPILVFLLWRPEPVDYLITFVLYCIVGITDYFDGYLARANGQISRLGQFLDPIADKIMIAAVIVMLISTRHVSDEPLIAGIHILPALTILLREIIVSGLREFLAPLHVSVPVSQLAKWKTTFQLVALGALILAGGVPHAPWVHTVGLFSLWAAALLTLITGWDYLRLGLKHMD, encoded by the coding sequence GTGCTCTCGCTGCCCAACCTGCTGACGCTGTCGCGCATCCTGGCGGTGCCGATCCTCGTATTCCTGCTGTGGCGGCCAGAGCCGGTCGATTATCTCATCACCTTCGTGCTCTACTGCATCGTCGGCATCACCGACTATTTCGACGGCTACCTCGCCCGCGCCAACGGGCAGATCAGCCGGCTCGGCCAGTTCCTCGATCCGATCGCCGACAAGATCATGATCGCGGCGGTAATCGTGATGCTGATCTCGACCCGCCACGTCAGCGACGAGCCGCTGATTGCCGGCATCCACATCCTCCCCGCGCTGACCATCCTGCTGCGCGAGATCATCGTCTCGGGCCTGCGCGAGTTCCTCGCCCCGCTCCACGTCTCGGTCCCGGTCAGCCAGCTCGCCAAGTGGAAGACCACCTTCCAGCTCGTCGCCTTGGGCGCGCTGATCCTCGCCGGGGGCGTGCCGCATGCGCCGTGGGTGCACACGGTCGGCCTGTTCAGCTTGTGGGCGGCCGCGCTCCTGACGCTGATCACCGGCTGGGACTATTTGCGGCTCGGCCTCAAGCACATGGATTGA
- a CDS encoding anti-sigma factor family protein, with protein sequence MNDETEFFAWLDGELAPADAARVAARVAADPALQAQADAHRALTAQVRNAFAPVAEAPLPPQLLAALNPNVSDLAAVREQRQRPRWLGTATAMAASLTLGLLVGGRLIAPAAGPIATDHGQIVAAGALADGLSQKLASADLHDGVQPVLTFRDKAGALCRTFRDAGHDGLACRDGDRWRVDALLRGGGEDKGGDYRMASGGNPQLMDMVSERMAGEPLDAAGEREALAKLR encoded by the coding sequence ATGAACGACGAGACCGAATTCTTCGCCTGGCTCGACGGTGAGCTTGCCCCCGCCGACGCGGCACGCGTCGCGGCGCGGGTGGCCGCCGACCCAGCGCTGCAGGCGCAGGCCGACGCGCATCGCGCGTTGACCGCGCAGGTTCGCAATGCCTTCGCTCCGGTCGCCGAAGCGCCGCTTCCCCCGCAACTGCTGGCCGCGCTAAACCCGAACGTCAGCGACCTTGCCGCGGTGCGCGAGCAGCGCCAGCGCCCGCGCTGGTTGGGAACGGCGACAGCGATGGCCGCTTCGTTGACGCTGGGATTGCTGGTCGGCGGGCGCCTGATCGCCCCCGCCGCCGGCCCCATCGCGACCGATCATGGGCAGATCGTCGCGGCCGGCGCGCTGGCCGACGGCTTGTCGCAGAAGCTCGCCAGCGCCGACCTTCATGACGGCGTGCAGCCGGTCCTCACCTTCCGCGACAAGGCTGGCGCCTTGTGCCGCACCTTCCGTGACGCCGGCCACGACGGCCTCGCCTGCCGCGACGGCGACCGCTGGCGGGTCGACGCGCTGCTCCGCGGGGGCGGCGAGGACAAGGGCGGCGACTATCGCATGGCGTCGGGCGGCAATCCGCAATTGATGGATATGGTGAGCGAGCGGATGGCGGGTGAGCCGCTGGACGCCGCCGGCGAACGCGAAGCATTGGCCAAGCTGCGCTAG
- a CDS encoding RNA polymerase sigma factor: protein MTSSGEATFEAQVAQLLPRLRRFAFALTRHPADGDDLAAMAIERALRARTQWQPGTRLDSWLFRITRNVWIDEIRSRQRKARQEAPPDAANDVGVDPRPGLEAALDLQRVMAAMGRLPDEQREVVALILVEGFGYRETAELLDLPIGTVSSRLVRGRTALLELLGEGKA from the coding sequence ATGACCAGTTCGGGGGAGGCCACATTCGAGGCGCAGGTTGCGCAGCTGCTGCCACGGCTGCGCCGCTTCGCCTTCGCCCTGACGCGTCATCCGGCGGATGGCGACGATCTCGCGGCGATGGCGATCGAACGAGCGCTGCGGGCCCGTACCCAGTGGCAGCCGGGCACGCGGCTCGACAGCTGGCTGTTCCGGATCACGCGCAACGTGTGGATCGACGAGATTCGCAGCCGCCAACGCAAGGCGCGCCAGGAAGCCCCGCCCGACGCCGCCAACGACGTCGGGGTGGACCCGCGGCCCGGCCTCGAAGCGGCGCTCGATCTGCAGCGGGTCATGGCCGCGATGGGCCGCCTGCCCGACGAGCAACGCGAAGTGGTCGCGCTGATCCTGGTGGAAGGGTTCGGCTATCGCGAAACCGCCGAGCTGCTCGACCTGCCGATCGGCACCGTGTCGAGCAGATTGGTGCGCGGGCGCACCGCGCTGCTCGAACTGCTCGGGGAAGGTAAGGCGTGA
- a CDS encoding MFS transporter, whose protein sequence is MQNVTHLLRSRRFLPLFVTQFCNAFNDNLFRTAMIMLVIYGVYRSEAEEATFSAVAGGLFILPFFLLSALSGQLADAIDKTRIVRAVKSAEIGIMAVGALGLLIHNVPLMLVALGAMGVHSTFFGPIKYAILPQHLEPDEVLGGTGLVEAGTYIAILGGTILGGLLVVERADGTYHAGLAAVGVLVVAVLGRIAGQFVPPAPPVDGPDDEGFPERGLDWHILRASVRLVRATMHIPRLFLAIMAISFFWAMGAVLAAQFPPLVKNVFGGNQGVATLFLAIFSVGVAVGSVAINRLLKGEVSARYSPASALVMGLFVFFLFLLARSWPSPSEHLVGIKGFLENKRAWLVVAALLGVAVAGGMFVVPLYAFLTTTVPQSETARTVAANNIVNAGAMVAGTLMFVGLTFAGVSIAGTLLLVSAGTVVSAWLGWKLHRACH, encoded by the coding sequence ATGCAGAACGTCACTCATCTGCTGCGCTCGCGACGGTTCCTGCCCCTGTTCGTCACGCAGTTCTGCAACGCCTTCAACGACAACCTTTTCCGCACCGCGATGATCATGCTGGTGATCTACGGGGTCTATCGCTCGGAAGCCGAGGAGGCGACCTTCAGCGCGGTCGCCGGCGGGTTGTTCATCCTCCCCTTCTTCCTCCTGTCGGCGTTGTCGGGCCAGCTGGCCGACGCGATCGACAAGACCCGCATTGTCCGCGCCGTGAAGAGCGCCGAGATCGGGATCATGGCGGTCGGCGCGCTCGGCCTCCTCATCCACAACGTGCCGCTGATGCTGGTGGCGCTGGGCGCGATGGGGGTCCACTCGACCTTCTTCGGGCCGATCAAATATGCGATTTTGCCCCAGCACCTCGAGCCGGACGAAGTGCTCGGCGGGACCGGGCTGGTCGAGGCGGGAACCTACATCGCGATCCTCGGCGGAACGATCCTCGGCGGGCTGCTGGTCGTCGAGCGAGCGGACGGGACCTATCATGCGGGGCTGGCGGCAGTTGGCGTGCTGGTGGTGGCGGTGCTCGGGCGGATCGCGGGCCAATTCGTACCCCCTGCCCCGCCGGTCGACGGCCCCGACGACGAGGGTTTCCCCGAACGCGGGCTCGACTGGCACATATTGCGCGCCTCGGTCCGGCTGGTCCGCGCGACGATGCACATCCCGCGGCTGTTCCTAGCGATCATGGCGATCAGCTTCTTCTGGGCGATGGGGGCGGTGCTCGCCGCGCAATTCCCTCCGCTGGTGAAGAACGTGTTCGGCGGCAACCAGGGCGTGGCGACGCTGTTCCTGGCGATCTTCTCGGTCGGGGTGGCGGTCGGATCGGTCGCGATTAACCGTCTGCTCAAGGGCGAAGTTTCGGCGCGCTATTCGCCGGCCTCGGCGCTGGTGATGGGGCTATTCGTCTTCTTCCTCTTCCTGCTCGCGCGGTCATGGCCAAGCCCAAGCGAGCATCTGGTCGGGATCAAGGGCTTCCTCGAGAACAAGCGCGCCTGGCTCGTGGTCGCCGCATTGCTCGGCGTAGCGGTGGCGGGTGGCATGTTCGTGGTCCCGCTCTACGCCTTCCTCACCACCACCGTGCCGCAGTCGGAAACCGCGCGGACGGTGGCCGCCAACAACATCGTCAATGCCGGGGCGATGGTAGCGGGGACGCTAATGTTCGTCGGGCTGACGTTCGCCGGCGTCTCGATTGCGGGGACGCTGCTGCTGGTGTCAGCGGGGACAGTGGTTTCCGCCTGGCTCGGCTGGAAGCTCCACCGCGCCTGTCACTAA
- a CDS encoding S8 family serine peptidase, giving the protein MSRPFVRAALATAALFAGTATTAQLLPSLPSLPVGNLGHAVGPTATGLPVVGSLLSERERRQVVQPTLDSLGVPLAVADLPAASLLELRGLRLRQLLADYRGELESDDHHQPVRRGVLLAVSASPAALSAATRLGFRPLGAVAEAGELGLSVVRLAVPARLSAVAAYRALHRAVPDLALDYDHVYEPAGGALLPVAGAIAMQGGGSGPAIAMIDGGVASHPSLAGASVTQRAFAGPAKATGHGTAVASLLVGDQGPFRGAARGARLFVGDVFGGSRAAGSASTIVRALGWAAAQHPAVISISLAGPPNLLLAQAMQALSTRGIRVVAAVGNDGPAAPVQYPAAYPGVVAVTAVDAHDRALPEAGRASKLDFAAPGADMAAALPGQGYARVRGTSFAVPLVAARLALRGSAAALVGEAMPGKGKVGRGIVCRSCRTDPQAVGAK; this is encoded by the coding sequence ATGTCCAGACCGTTTGTGCGTGCTGCTTTGGCGACTGCCGCATTGTTTGCGGGCACCGCCACCACTGCGCAATTGCTGCCTTCGCTGCCGAGCCTGCCGGTCGGGAACCTCGGCCATGCGGTCGGTCCGACAGCCACCGGGCTCCCAGTCGTGGGCTCGTTGTTGAGCGAGCGGGAGCGACGCCAGGTGGTGCAACCGACGCTCGACAGCCTCGGCGTGCCACTGGCGGTGGCCGATCTTCCGGCGGCCAGCCTGCTTGAGCTCCGCGGATTACGCCTCAGGCAATTGCTCGCCGATTATCGCGGCGAACTCGAGAGCGATGACCACCACCAGCCGGTGCGGCGCGGTGTCCTTCTCGCCGTCAGTGCGAGCCCAGCTGCGCTCTCGGCCGCGACCCGGCTCGGCTTCCGACCGCTCGGCGCGGTGGCCGAAGCGGGTGAATTGGGCCTGAGCGTCGTTCGTCTGGCCGTCCCGGCCAGGCTGAGCGCGGTCGCGGCCTATCGTGCGCTGCATCGCGCCGTGCCCGACCTCGCGCTCGATTACGACCACGTCTACGAGCCCGCCGGCGGGGCGCTGTTGCCCGTCGCGGGTGCGATTGCGATGCAAGGCGGTGGGAGCGGCCCGGCCATCGCGATGATCGATGGCGGCGTCGCCTCGCACCCGAGCCTCGCGGGGGCCAGCGTCACCCAGCGCGCCTTCGCGGGACCGGCCAAGGCGACGGGCCACGGCACGGCGGTCGCCTCGCTGCTGGTCGGTGACCAGGGCCCCTTTCGCGGCGCGGCGCGCGGCGCCCGCCTGTTCGTCGGCGACGTCTTCGGCGGAAGCCGCGCGGCAGGGTCGGCAAGCACGATCGTGCGCGCGCTCGGCTGGGCGGCGGCACAGCATCCGGCGGTGATCAGCATCAGCCTGGCGGGGCCGCCCAATCTGCTGCTCGCCCAGGCGATGCAGGCGCTCAGCACGCGCGGGATCAGGGTGGTGGCGGCTGTCGGCAACGACGGTCCGGCGGCCCCCGTGCAATATCCGGCCGCCTATCCGGGGGTGGTCGCGGTCACCGCCGTGGACGCGCATGACCGTGCGCTCCCCGAGGCCGGCCGCGCGAGCAAGCTCGATTTCGCGGCCCCCGGGGCCGACATGGCCGCCGCCTTGCCGGGACAAGGCTATGCGCGCGTTCGCGGCACCAGCTTTGCCGTCCCCCTCGTGGCCGCGCGCCTGGCCTTGCGGGGCAGCGCCGCCGCGCTCGTCGGGGAAGCCATGCCCGGCAAGGGCAAGGTCGGCCGCGGCATCGTCTGCCGGTCCTGCCGGACCGATCCGCAGGCCGTCGGCGCAAAATAA
- a CDS encoding site-specific DNA-methyltransferase, translated as MSKTEIIERAIKSLRPYERNARTHSKKQIKQIAQSIERFGFTNPVLISDHGEIIAGHGRVEAAKLLGWKAVPTIALSHLSETERRAYVLADNKLALNAGWDKEMLAIELQALVDLQFDIEVTGFSLAEVDFALDEASDADPDGSEGPEDAVELASGPAVSRQGDIWLLGRHRLLCGDARSADDFTALLDGKAADLVFTDPPYNVKIDGNVCGLGTVRHREFAFASGEMNRAQFINFLTQTLGNVAKVMRDGAIAFVCMDWRHMGELLAAGEEAFSELKNLVVWNKSNGGMGAFYRSKHELIFVFKQGMAEHTNSFGLGQTGRYRTNVWDYAGISSIGAARSDELAMHPTVKPVAMIADAIRDCSRRGEIVLDAFGGSGSTLIAAEKTGRSARLIEYDPLYCDTIVRRWEQFTGKCATLAGNGDTFEMSSEARLGIALSSEAA; from the coding sequence GTGAGCAAGACTGAGATCATTGAGCGGGCGATCAAGTCCCTGCGCCCGTACGAGCGTAACGCCCGGACACATTCGAAAAAGCAGATCAAGCAAATCGCCCAATCGATTGAGCGTTTCGGGTTCACCAACCCGGTGCTCATTTCAGACCATGGCGAGATCATTGCGGGCCACGGCCGGGTCGAGGCGGCGAAGCTCCTGGGCTGGAAGGCTGTGCCGACAATTGCGCTGTCGCATTTATCGGAGACCGAGCGCCGTGCTTATGTCCTCGCTGACAACAAGCTCGCGCTCAATGCTGGCTGGGACAAGGAGATGCTCGCCATCGAGCTGCAGGCGCTGGTCGATCTGCAATTCGATATCGAGGTGACCGGCTTCAGCTTGGCCGAGGTGGACTTCGCGCTGGACGAGGCGAGCGACGCCGACCCGGACGGGAGCGAAGGACCTGAAGACGCCGTCGAGCTCGCCAGCGGTCCAGCTGTCTCGCGCCAGGGCGACATCTGGCTCTTGGGGCGCCACCGGCTGCTGTGCGGCGATGCCCGCAGCGCTGATGACTTCACGGCTTTGCTGGACGGCAAGGCTGCTGACCTCGTTTTCACCGATCCACCCTACAACGTGAAGATCGACGGCAACGTCTGTGGGCTTGGCACCGTCAGGCACCGAGAGTTTGCGTTTGCGAGCGGCGAGATGAACCGCGCTCAATTCATTAACTTCCTGACTCAGACGCTGGGTAACGTCGCTAAGGTGATGCGCGACGGTGCGATCGCCTTTGTCTGCATGGACTGGCGTCACATGGGTGAACTGCTCGCGGCCGGCGAGGAAGCGTTCAGTGAGCTCAAGAACCTCGTGGTCTGGAACAAGTCGAACGGTGGAATGGGCGCCTTCTACCGTTCCAAGCACGAGCTGATCTTCGTCTTCAAGCAGGGTATGGCGGAGCACACCAACAGCTTCGGGCTGGGCCAGACCGGCCGCTATCGAACAAACGTCTGGGACTATGCCGGGATCAGTTCCATCGGAGCTGCCCGTTCCGACGAGCTTGCCATGCATCCCACGGTCAAGCCGGTCGCGATGATCGCGGACGCTATTCGCGACTGCTCGCGCAGGGGTGAGATAGTCCTCGACGCTTTTGGTGGGTCGGGCTCCACACTGATCGCCGCAGAAAAGACCGGGCGATCGGCGCGGCTGATCGAGTACGACCCGCTCTACTGCGACACCATCGTTCGCCGCTGGGAGCAATTCACCGGCAAGTGCGCAACGCTCGCTGGCAATGGCGACACGTTCGAGATGTCGAGCGAGGCACGACTGGGTATCGCATTGTCGAGTGAGGCAGCGTGA